A window from Thermoanaerobaculia bacterium encodes these proteins:
- a CDS encoding alpha/beta hydrolase, which yields MSTRPWKAIRGLAWSGAAAAGAYVAGSYAAAVALGDALISPVGLAPGRDDRTAFLAALRQESERAEEFPHRGDPRDPVELVCTFASPGLSGRRATILFLHGKGGNATEWLPDARRALACGFNVLVPDLRGHGRSGGRFITFGLLERGDLANAVAAAKERFGIDAGRLGVHACSYGGSPALQFSAANPAVRALWLESPFGDAPAMARHYLHLKSGVPSWALGLTTRWALARADARVRRAIGLRREEGLEAMDPVRAAEKIRCPVALVFGKRDQLTLPEFLGRLEEALPRTTTVWEVAAAGHCHHEDQPLSVETEEYERRWKEFFASRLEE from the coding sequence ATGTCCACCAGACCGTGGAAAGCGATTCGGGGACTGGCATGGTCCGGCGCGGCGGCGGCGGGCGCCTACGTCGCCGGCTCCTATGCGGCCGCGGTCGCGCTCGGAGACGCGCTCATCTCGCCGGTGGGCCTCGCTCCCGGGCGCGACGACCGGACGGCGTTCCTCGCCGCGCTCCGGCAGGAATCGGAGCGCGCCGAAGAGTTCCCGCATCGCGGCGATCCGCGCGATCCCGTCGAGCTCGTCTGCACGTTCGCCTCGCCGGGGCTGTCCGGGCGGCGCGCGACCATCCTCTTCCTGCACGGAAAGGGAGGCAACGCGACCGAGTGGCTTCCGGACGCCCGCCGCGCCCTCGCGTGCGGGTTCAACGTCCTCGTCCCGGACCTCCGGGGCCACGGCCGCTCCGGAGGGAGGTTCATCACCTTCGGCCTGCTCGAGCGCGGCGACCTCGCCAACGCCGTGGCCGCGGCGAAGGAGCGGTTCGGGATCGACGCCGGCCGACTGGGCGTCCACGCCTGCTCCTATGGAGGGTCGCCCGCCCTCCAGTTCTCGGCGGCGAACCCCGCGGTGCGCGCGCTGTGGCTGGAGTCGCCGTTCGGCGACGCTCCCGCGATGGCGCGCCATTACCTCCACTTGAAATCGGGGGTTCCTTCCTGGGCGCTCGGGCTCACGACACGATGGGCGCTCGCGCGCGCGGATGCCCGCGTCCGGCGCGCGATCGGCCTGCGCCGCGAGGAAGGCCTCGAGGCGATGGACCCGGTCCGCGCCGCCGAGAAGATCCGCTGTCCCGTCGCGCTCGTCTTCGGAAAGCGCGACCAGCTGACGCTCCCCGAATTCCTCGGGCGCCTCGAAGAGGCGCTTCCGCGGACGACGACGGTCTGGGAAGTCGCGGCGGCCGGACACTGCCACCACGAGGACCAGCCGCTTTCGGTCGAGACCGAAGAGTACGAGCGTCGATGGAAGGAGTTCTTCGCCTCGCGCCTGGAAGAGTGA
- a CDS encoding YIP1 family protein produces the protein MTEEVSAAAAPPEPSESVSAAGAVAGIVTRPGATFAALIRRPTWWLPFVAGILLAAIFTVVMTDKVDVDAAMRQAVEKKMEHSGQTMTKERVDEAVDRAVEMQGKMAPYAPTLGAAASAVAFFLFALIVAGAGAAFGAEAKISAYLAIYAYAEVPLLLRSGIAVARLFAAPDASLTYEDVSRLGTVGPALLLPKSAAPALTAMASSLDVFLLATVVLLIVAFRRLPGISRASATAVPIALWAVFLVVRVGWSALFG, from the coding sequence GTGACGGAGGAAGTGTCGGCGGCGGCCGCCCCGCCGGAGCCGAGCGAGAGCGTCTCCGCCGCCGGCGCCGTCGCGGGAATCGTGACCCGTCCCGGCGCGACGTTCGCCGCGCTGATCCGCCGCCCCACGTGGTGGCTTCCCTTCGTCGCCGGAATCCTCCTCGCGGCGATCTTCACCGTCGTCATGACGGACAAGGTGGACGTCGACGCCGCGATGCGCCAGGCGGTCGAGAAGAAGATGGAGCACTCCGGCCAGACGATGACGAAGGAGCGCGTGGACGAAGCGGTCGACCGCGCCGTCGAGATGCAGGGCAAGATGGCGCCCTACGCGCCGACGCTCGGCGCGGCGGCTTCGGCGGTCGCCTTCTTCCTCTTCGCGCTCATCGTCGCCGGTGCGGGCGCCGCGTTCGGCGCGGAAGCGAAGATCTCCGCGTATCTCGCGATCTACGCCTACGCGGAAGTCCCGCTCCTGCTTCGTTCCGGGATCGCGGTCGCGCGCCTCTTCGCCGCGCCGGACGCGTCGCTCACCTACGAGGATGTCTCCCGGCTCGGGACCGTCGGCCCCGCGCTCCTCCTGCCGAAGTCGGCCGCGCCGGCGCTCACCGCCATGGCGTCGTCGCTCGACGTCTTCCTGCTCGCGACGGTCGTTCTTCTGATCGTCGCGTTCCGCCGCCTCCCCGGGATTTCGCGAGCTTCCGCGACCGCCGTCCCGATCGCGCTCTGGGCCGTGTTTCTCGTCGTGAGGGTCGGCTGGTCCGCCCTCTTCGGATGA
- a CDS encoding pitrilysin family protein yields MKRTIALAAVLLGAAAFGAPAGSAPARPVPAAEKAFPFRIDEKVLANGLHLYAIHYDSPGLIAYYTVARTGSRNEVEPGHTGFAHFFEHMMFRGTEKYPADRYNEIVKEIGADSNAFTSDDLTVYHLLAGKESLPTIVDIEADRFQHLQYSNAAFQKESRAILGEYNKGASNPFQPLDEKLRDLAFARHTYKHTTIGFIKDVEDMPNQYDYSRQFFDRYYRPDNVQVIVAGDVDSGEFFSLAGKAYGGWKKGPARPDVPAEPAQKKEERGVVEWKSATLPIVFMGYHTPAFSTTSVDGAALDVLSELLFSDRAPLHKRLVLDEQKVVELGGGPDLHRDPFLFEIYARVKQEKDVPQVEKDVESEIAKFAAAPPDAKTVAETVSHLRYAFARSLNTADRVAVTAARSVALSGRPDAFNDYYALVAKVTPAEVSTAARKYFGAANRTVVVLKPPQESGDAAKKGASK; encoded by the coding sequence ATGAAGCGCACCATCGCTCTCGCGGCCGTCCTTCTCGGGGCCGCCGCCTTCGGAGCGCCCGCCGGTTCCGCGCCCGCCCGGCCGGTCCCCGCGGCCGAGAAGGCCTTTCCGTTCCGGATCGACGAGAAGGTCCTCGCCAACGGACTTCATCTGTACGCGATCCACTACGACTCTCCGGGGTTGATCGCGTACTACACGGTCGCGCGCACGGGGTCGCGCAACGAAGTGGAGCCCGGCCACACGGGATTCGCCCACTTCTTCGAGCACATGATGTTCCGGGGGACCGAGAAGTACCCGGCCGATCGCTACAACGAGATCGTCAAGGAGATCGGCGCGGACTCGAATGCCTTCACCTCCGACGACCTGACCGTCTACCACCTGCTCGCCGGGAAGGAATCGCTCCCGACGATCGTCGACATCGAGGCGGACCGTTTCCAGCACCTGCAGTATTCGAACGCCGCTTTCCAGAAGGAATCGCGAGCGATCCTCGGCGAATACAACAAGGGGGCGTCGAATCCGTTCCAGCCGCTCGACGAGAAGCTTCGCGATCTCGCCTTCGCCCGGCACACCTACAAGCACACGACGATCGGATTCATCAAGGACGTCGAGGACATGCCGAACCAGTACGACTACTCACGGCAGTTCTTCGACCGGTATTACCGTCCCGACAACGTGCAGGTGATCGTCGCCGGCGACGTCGACTCGGGCGAGTTCTTCTCCCTCGCCGGGAAGGCCTACGGGGGATGGAAGAAGGGCCCGGCGCGCCCGGACGTCCCCGCGGAGCCGGCGCAGAAGAAGGAAGAGCGCGGCGTCGTCGAATGGAAGTCGGCGACTCTGCCGATCGTCTTCATGGGCTACCACACGCCGGCCTTCTCCACGACGTCGGTCGACGGGGCGGCCCTCGACGTGCTCTCCGAGCTCCTTTTCTCCGACCGCGCGCCGCTCCACAAGCGGCTCGTCCTCGACGAGCAGAAGGTCGTCGAGCTCGGCGGGGGGCCCGATCTCCACCGCGATCCCTTCCTCTTCGAGATCTACGCGCGCGTGAAGCAGGAGAAGGACGTTCCGCAGGTCGAGAAGGACGTCGAGAGCGAGATCGCGAAGTTCGCCGCCGCGCCGCCCGACGCGAAGACCGTCGCCGAGACCGTCTCGCATCTGCGGTACGCGTTCGCCCGCAGCCTGAACACGGCCGACCGGGTCGCGGTGACGGCGGCGCGCTCCGTCGCGCTCTCGGGCCGCCCCGACGCGTTCAACGACTACTACGCGCTCGTCGCGAAGGTCACGCCGGCGGAGGTTTCGACGGCCGCGCGGAAATACTTCGGCGCGGCCAATCGCACCGTCGTCGTGCTCAAGCCTCCGCAGGAGTCGGGGGACGCCGCGAAGAAAGGAGCATCGAAGTGA
- the rlmN gene encoding 23S rRNA (adenine(2503)-C(2))-methyltransferase RlmN yields MSDEFAAWAWSRAEWEGRAEELGQPRYRGRQIFDAIHARRATAYGEMTELSRKDRDLWTGAAPLVLPEIARRDVSTDGSVKYGLRFPDGALVEAVFMPRGEEEASAESEFEDARASAAAGGGPTMPADPARATICLSSQTGCAVDCRFCVTGRLGAGRNLSAGEIVAQFLAVAREHPATTFAIVFMGMGEPMLNLEAVEAALDVFFETISPRRITVSTSGFPEGIRRLGARAKQPNLAVSINAADQKTREKIMPVSRAHPLAEVVAAMRAFPLTHRRRITAEYVLLAGVNDSIEDARNLARLLRGIPVKINVIPFNPDPRYLPEFRRPSEETVERFVDALARERYTVTVRRSKGPDASAACGQLKGREVDARSRSGAPVR; encoded by the coding sequence GTGAGCGACGAGTTTGCCGCGTGGGCCTGGTCCCGCGCCGAGTGGGAGGGACGCGCCGAGGAGCTCGGGCAGCCGCGCTACCGCGGACGGCAGATCTTCGACGCCATCCACGCGCGGCGGGCCACGGCGTACGGCGAGATGACCGAGCTTTCCCGGAAGGATCGCGACCTCTGGACCGGGGCCGCGCCGCTCGTGCTGCCGGAGATCGCGCGCCGCGACGTTTCGACGGACGGGAGCGTCAAGTACGGGCTCCGGTTTCCCGACGGCGCCCTCGTCGAGGCCGTCTTCATGCCGCGCGGCGAGGAAGAGGCTTCGGCGGAGAGCGAATTCGAAGACGCGCGCGCTTCCGCGGCGGCCGGCGGGGGTCCGACGATGCCGGCGGACCCGGCGCGGGCGACGATCTGCCTTTCGTCGCAGACGGGGTGCGCGGTCGATTGCCGATTCTGCGTGACCGGGCGGCTCGGAGCGGGAAGGAACCTTTCCGCCGGAGAGATCGTCGCGCAGTTCCTCGCGGTCGCGCGCGAGCACCCGGCGACGACGTTCGCGATCGTGTTCATGGGGATGGGGGAGCCGATGCTGAACCTCGAGGCGGTCGAGGCGGCGCTCGACGTCTTCTTCGAGACGATTTCTCCCCGGCGGATCACCGTCTCGACGTCCGGATTCCCCGAGGGGATCCGGCGGCTCGGGGCGCGGGCGAAGCAGCCGAATCTCGCGGTCTCGATCAACGCGGCCGACCAGAAGACGCGCGAGAAGATCATGCCGGTGTCGCGCGCGCATCCTCTCGCCGAGGTCGTCGCGGCGATGCGCGCCTTCCCGCTGACGCACCGCCGGCGAATCACCGCGGAATACGTGCTCCTCGCGGGCGTCAACGACTCGATCGAGGACGCTCGGAACCTCGCCCGGCTCCTGCGCGGCATCCCCGTGAAGATCAACGTGATCCCGTTCAACCCCGATCCGCGGTATCTCCCGGAGTTCCGCCGGCCCTCCGAAGAGACCGTCGAACGTTTCGTCGACGCGCTCGCGCGCGAGCGGTACACCGTGACCGTGAGGCGGTCCAAGGGGCCCGACGCATCGGCCGCCTGCGGTCAGCTCAAGGGACGCGAAGTCGACGCGCGGAGCCGGAGCGGGGCGCCGGTCCGGTAA
- a CDS encoding pitrilysin family protein: MKKPTVLAVLFALASLPLAAAEASGPERVLLPAGGSPLVAVRLAFRTGSQDDPAGKEGLAALTATIMAQGATQTKSYPQIIDALYPIAGDVDVQVSKEMTVFSGTIHRDNLERYAALLEDAVLRPKFADDDFRRHRQDAIDEISKTLRGNDDEELGKESLNVMLYGGTPYGHPNSGTVNGLTSITADDVRSFYRTHFTRDRLIVGLAGGYPASFADAFAARFDALPETGAPRVELPPQPAPSKTSVLLVQKDARANAISIGAPIAVTRSDDDFYPLYVANSYLGEHRTFNGVLMNQLRGVRGLNYGDYSYIERFVQDGYTTFPAPNVPRREQHFSIWLRPVVPGNTWFAVRAALYHLDKLEREGIPEKDFEQTRKFLETYNKLWTQNASRRLGYAIDAKFYGKDIQAELQRRLPSMTKAEVDAAVRKYLPRGNFDIAVVTDDAGKFRDELVSGAATPIHYDTQGTPEAVLAEDKAIEKFPVPVKAEDVRIVPASEMFQK, encoded by the coding sequence GTGAAGAAGCCGACCGTTCTCGCCGTTCTTTTCGCTCTCGCCTCGCTGCCGCTCGCCGCGGCCGAGGCGTCGGGTCCGGAGCGGGTGCTCCTCCCCGCGGGAGGCTCGCCTCTCGTCGCGGTCCGGCTCGCGTTCCGCACCGGCTCCCAGGACGATCCCGCCGGGAAGGAAGGGCTCGCCGCCCTGACCGCGACGATCATGGCCCAGGGAGCGACGCAGACGAAGTCGTATCCGCAGATCATCGACGCCCTCTATCCGATCGCCGGCGACGTCGACGTCCAGGTCTCGAAGGAGATGACCGTCTTCTCCGGAACGATCCATCGCGACAACCTCGAGCGCTACGCGGCGCTCCTCGAGGACGCCGTGCTGCGGCCGAAATTCGCCGACGACGATTTCCGTCGACACCGGCAGGACGCGATCGACGAGATCTCGAAGACGCTCCGCGGAAACGACGACGAGGAGCTCGGGAAGGAGTCGCTGAACGTGATGCTCTACGGCGGCACGCCGTACGGGCATCCGAACTCCGGCACCGTGAACGGGCTCACGTCGATCACGGCGGACGACGTGCGTTCGTTCTACCGGACGCATTTCACCCGCGACCGGCTGATCGTCGGGCTCGCGGGCGGGTACCCGGCGTCGTTCGCCGACGCCTTTGCCGCGCGCTTCGACGCGCTTCCCGAGACGGGAGCGCCGCGCGTCGAGCTGCCCCCGCAGCCGGCGCCCTCGAAGACCTCCGTTCTCCTCGTCCAGAAGGACGCGCGGGCGAACGCGATCTCGATCGGCGCTCCGATCGCGGTCACCCGGTCCGACGACGACTTCTACCCGCTGTACGTCGCGAATTCGTATCTCGGCGAGCACCGCACGTTCAACGGCGTGCTGATGAACCAGCTCCGCGGCGTCCGGGGGCTCAACTACGGCGACTACTCGTACATCGAGCGCTTCGTTCAGGACGGCTACACGACGTTCCCGGCGCCGAACGTTCCGCGGCGGGAGCAGCACTTCTCGATCTGGCTCCGCCCCGTCGTGCCCGGCAACACCTGGTTCGCGGTGCGGGCCGCGCTCTACCATCTCGACAAGCTCGAGCGCGAAGGGATTCCGGAGAAGGACTTCGAGCAGACCCGCAAGTTCCTCGAGACGTACAACAAGCTGTGGACCCAGAACGCGTCGCGCCGCCTCGGGTACGCGATCGACGCGAAGTTCTACGGAAAGGACATCCAGGCGGAGCTGCAGCGCCGCCTCCCCTCGATGACGAAGGCGGAAGTCGACGCCGCGGTCCGCAAGTACCTCCCCAGGGGGAACTTCGACATCGCCGTGGTCACGGACGACGCCGGGAAATTCCGCGACGAGCTCGTTTCCGGAGCGGCGACGCCGATCCACTACGACACGCAGGGCACGCCCGAAGCGGTGCTCGCCGAGGACAAGGCGATCGAGAAATTCCCGGTCCCGGTGAAGGCCGAAGACGTGCGGATCGTTCCGGCGTCGGAGATGTTCCAGAAGTAG
- a CDS encoding Smr/MutS family protein, translating into MTGSGEPPPEEAPVPVPLEDELDLHSFFPADVPSAVSEYLNAARGSFREVRLIHGRGIGVQREVVRALLARREDVAGFFDAPPERGGIGATVVVFR; encoded by the coding sequence GTGACCGGTTCCGGGGAGCCGCCGCCGGAGGAAGCTCCGGTCCCCGTTCCGCTCGAAGACGAGCTCGACCTCCATTCGTTCTTTCCCGCCGACGTCCCTTCCGCGGTTTCCGAGTACCTGAACGCCGCCCGGGGGTCGTTCCGCGAGGTCCGCCTGATCCACGGACGCGGAATCGGGGTCCAGAGGGAGGTCGTCCGCGCGCTGCTCGCCCGTCGGGAGGACGTCGCCGGGTTCTTCGATGCGCCGCCGGAGCGCGGCGGGATCGGGGCGACGGTCGTCGTCTTCCGTTGA
- a CDS encoding fused MFS/spermidine synthase, giving the protein MSSSRDDARVYFLFFASGFASLADEIVWFKLLDLTFGVTTLATATLLAVFMAGLGLGSAWAAKRMANLRRPLFAYGAVEAGIGLFALATPLLFSAIDAAYVAGYRSGGGAPATLFVLRFVLSAAALLPPTALMGASYPLLSRRMETDGNGSASGLLYAVNTAGAVAGTALCGFWAIRRIGVHATLIGSACVSLIVALVAVFSSREIPAAAKTDSPADGRKAGSAALAAAVVTGVVALAAEVLWTRVLVLHLGSSVYSFSLMLAIQLAGLVVGSAWAARRAGDPRAALFRAALALSATLFAQVFAFRGFEGALLFGGLRIVRARTFADLLVTRLLVTSAYLLPPTIASGAIFGFLLRAWGGAAGPGEAPRRAGSLYAANTFGGIAGALGAGLLAIPLIGTQNTLFAAAALAAVVALLAQPRRRLPFAAVAACAAGIVFARPGALLLSAGVLSDVPRRDLLFWSEGLTGTIAVKQIEKPRPWRSLELNGVNVAGTSPDLLLTQKLQAHLPLVLADHPRRVVHIGFGSGGTAWSVSRHAVEEIRIVEISPEVLRTSDRFFRDVNHGVLADPRVRAVINDGRNFVLASPERFDAILSDSIHPRYAGNGALYTEEYFRLCARRLRPGGVVSMWLPTYALRPQDYRGIVRAFRDVFPNVSIWYPHAVGNAFTIVIATPEPTIDLAAFAARLTPAIRADLAEVGEDDPAELLSNLILAPRDVGRWVAATPPHRDDVPTVEYESGRVIGAERTWYETLADLAKNRSPIEAFVTGLSPGDPLADRLRSRSAAAALSIRKQLEELRPIAAGEP; this is encoded by the coding sequence ATGTCTTCGAGCCGCGACGACGCCCGCGTGTATTTCCTCTTCTTCGCGTCGGGCTTCGCGTCGCTCGCCGACGAGATCGTCTGGTTCAAGCTCCTCGACCTCACGTTCGGCGTCACCACGCTCGCGACGGCGACGCTCCTCGCGGTGTTCATGGCCGGGCTCGGACTGGGAAGTGCGTGGGCCGCGAAGCGAATGGCGAACCTGCGGCGGCCCCTCTTCGCCTACGGCGCCGTCGAGGCCGGGATCGGTCTCTTCGCTCTCGCGACGCCGCTCCTCTTCTCGGCGATCGACGCGGCGTACGTCGCGGGATATCGGAGCGGCGGCGGCGCGCCCGCGACCCTCTTCGTCCTGCGGTTCGTCCTTTCCGCAGCCGCCCTGCTCCCTCCGACCGCGCTCATGGGCGCCAGCTACCCTCTCCTGTCGCGCCGGATGGAAACGGACGGAAACGGCTCGGCTTCGGGACTCCTCTACGCCGTCAATACGGCCGGAGCCGTCGCGGGGACGGCCCTCTGCGGATTCTGGGCGATTCGCCGCATCGGCGTGCACGCGACGCTGATCGGCTCGGCCTGCGTCAGCTTGATCGTCGCCCTCGTCGCGGTCTTCTCTTCCCGCGAAATCCCCGCCGCCGCGAAGACCGACTCTCCCGCGGACGGCCGCAAGGCGGGATCGGCCGCGCTCGCCGCGGCGGTCGTGACGGGCGTCGTCGCGCTCGCCGCCGAGGTCCTCTGGACGCGCGTCCTCGTCCTGCACCTCGGCTCGTCGGTCTACTCGTTCTCGCTCATGCTGGCGATCCAGCTCGCCGGCCTCGTCGTCGGAAGCGCGTGGGCGGCCCGCCGCGCCGGCGATCCCCGCGCCGCCCTCTTCCGGGCGGCGCTCGCGCTCTCGGCCACGCTCTTCGCGCAGGTGTTCGCGTTCCGCGGCTTCGAGGGCGCTCTCCTCTTCGGGGGCCTGCGAATCGTGCGGGCGAGGACGTTCGCGGATCTCCTCGTCACCCGGCTCCTCGTGACGTCCGCCTACCTCCTGCCCCCCACGATCGCGAGCGGCGCGATCTTCGGGTTCCTGCTCCGCGCGTGGGGGGGCGCGGCGGGACCCGGCGAAGCGCCGCGCCGCGCGGGGAGTCTGTACGCGGCGAACACCTTCGGAGGCATCGCCGGGGCGCTCGGGGCGGGGCTCCTCGCGATCCCCCTGATCGGCACCCAGAACACGCTCTTCGCCGCCGCGGCGCTCGCGGCGGTCGTCGCCCTGCTCGCCCAGCCGCGGCGGCGCCTCCCGTTCGCCGCCGTCGCGGCGTGCGCCGCCGGGATCGTCTTCGCCCGGCCCGGCGCGCTGCTCCTGTCCGCCGGCGTTCTCTCCGACGTGCCCCGCCGGGACCTCCTCTTCTGGAGCGAGGGTCTGACGGGAACGATCGCGGTCAAGCAGATCGAGAAACCCCGTCCCTGGCGTTCGCTGGAGTTGAACGGCGTGAACGTGGCGGGCACCTCTCCCGATCTGCTGCTGACCCAGAAGCTCCAGGCGCACCTGCCGCTCGTGCTCGCCGACCACCCGCGCCGGGTGGTCCACATCGGTTTCGGCTCGGGGGGCACGGCGTGGTCGGTGTCGCGCCACGCGGTCGAGGAGATCCGGATCGTCGAGATCTCCCCCGAAGTGCTCCGGACGTCCGACCGGTTCTTCCGCGACGTCAACCACGGCGTGCTCGCCGACCCGCGGGTGAGGGCGGTCATCAACGACGGCCGGAACTTCGTGCTCGCCTCTCCGGAGCGCTTCGACGCGATCCTCTCCGATTCGATCCACCCGCGATACGCCGGAAACGGCGCGCTCTACACCGAGGAGTATTTCCGCCTCTGCGCGCGGCGCCTGCGTCCCGGCGGCGTCGTCTCGATGTGGCTGCCGACGTACGCGCTGCGGCCGCAGGACTACCGCGGCATCGTGCGGGCGTTTCGCGACGTCTTTCCGAACGTCAGCATCTGGTATCCGCACGCCGTCGGGAACGCGTTCACGATCGTCATCGCCACGCCCGAACCCACGATCGATCTCGCCGCGTTCGCCGCCCGCCTGACCCCGGCGATCCGGGCGGATCTCGCCGAGGTCGGAGAAGACGATCCGGCGGAGCTCCTCTCGAACCTGATCCTCGCGCCGCGCGACGTCGGCCGATGGGTCGCGGCGACCCCGCCGCACCGCGACGACGTCCCGACCGTCGAGTACGAGAGCGGCCGCGTGATCGGCGCGGAACGCACCTGGTACGAGACGCTCGCCGACCTCGCGAAGAACCGCAGCCCGATCGAGGCGTTCGTGACCGGGCTCTCGCCCGGAGATCCGCTCGCCGACCGCCTCCGGTCGCGCTCCGCGGCGGCTGCCCTCTCGATCCGGAAGCAGCTCGAGGAGCTTCGGCCGATCGCCGCCGGGGAGCCGTAG